One window from the genome of Salvia miltiorrhiza cultivar Shanhuang (shh) chromosome 7, IMPLAD_Smil_shh, whole genome shotgun sequence encodes:
- the LOC130994282 gene encoding uncharacterized protein LOC130994282, producing MTKQSMESQSATIKRLETTVGQLSGTLNQMQQQQQPGKLHGQGLQPHQAQAVTVLRSGKVVNNKVEAPVEEPPKEARMEEQVKEPLQPREEEKEKEQEPEVKLHKATKPYKPPVPYPSRLKNEKLDQQFTDFYNMLAKVNVNLPFLDVIRNVPAYLKFFKELASKKRRFEDNEKILVSEEASGMLDLGAGINLMPYSILKQLELGNLKPTRMCLQLADRSVRYPHGVVEDILVRVGGLIVPVDFVVLEI from the exons atgaccaaacagagcATGGAGTCCCAGTCGGCTACAATCAAGCGTCTCGAGACAACCGTTGGGCAGCTCTCCGGGACATTGAACCAGATGCAACAACAGCAACAACCAGGGAAGCTCCATGGACAAGGATTGCAACCCCACCAAGCCCAAGCTGTCACTGTTCTACGCAGTGGAAAGGTGGTGAACAACAAAGTGGAAGCCCCTGTGGAAGAACCACCCAAGGAAGCCCGCATGGAAGAGCAAGTAAAGGAGCCGCTGCAGCCAAGAgaggaggagaaggagaaagagcAGGAGCCCGAAGTGAAGCTCCACAAGGCTACCAAGCCATATAAGCCACCGGTCCCCTACCCAAGccggttgaagaatgaaaagctggaCCAACAGTTCACCGatttctacaacatgttggcaaaGGTGAACGTGAACTTGCCATTTTTAGACGTGATCAGGAATGTCCCAGCTTACTTGAAGTTCTTTAAAGAGTTGGCCTCCAAGAAGAGGAGGTTCGAGGACAACGAGAAGATTTTGGTGTCCGAG gaggcctcgggGATGTTAGATTTGGGGGCTGGAATCAATCTAATGCCTTACTCTATTCTCAAGCAATTAGAGTTAGGAAATTTGAAACCCACTCGTATGTGCTTGCAATTAGCCGATAGGTCGGTGAGGTATCCTCATGGGGTAGTTGAAGATATCCTTGTTAGAGTGGGTGGTTTGATTGTACCTGTTGATTTTGTTGTCTTGGAGATATGA